From the Halodesulfovibrio sp. MK-HDV genome, the window ATGAACGATGTCAGTTTGTCCGTGATTAGCTGTGATCCGGTGTGCGGATAAGCTGTACTAATGCAAGGGAAATACAAGATATTCCTGCTGCTGCAAGGAATGGGATTTTATAGTCCACCATCCAGAGCATACCGCCGAGGGCCGGAACAACAACCGCTGCAATGTGGTTGATGGTAAAGCTTACCGCCATTGATGGGGCGATATCGGACGGATCCGCAATTTTTTGGAAATACGACTTAATTGCAAGAGAGAAGTTAAAGAAAATATGATCAAGAACATACAGGAATGCCACGAGCAGTTTTGATTCCACATAGGCGTATGAAACAAAAACAAAGATCATGGCTGCATATTCCAGTGAAAGAACTTTGCGCTCCCCAAATTTGTTAACAGCTCTACCAATTGCAGGTGAAAGCCACCAGTTGATAATATTGTTAACGATGAAGAGCAGGGTAACTTCCTGAATGGAAAATTTGAATTTTTCTACCATGAGGAACACTGCAAAGGCCACAAATATTTGTCTGCGAGCACCTGCAAAAAAGTTGAGCATGTAGAAAAGCCAGTAACGACGGCGCAGCACCATTTTCTTATGCTGCGGTGCAACATTAGATGATGTAGGGTTTTGCGTAAAACACCACATGGCAGTGAGTATGACGATGATACCGAACACCCAGAAAATCTGCTGGAAATCAAGTTTCATGCTTAGCAGGAAGATAGATCCACCGACAACAAGGTTCGTTGCGGAACCCATTGCGCGGAGTCTGCCCATGATGACAGGAGCTTTTTTTAAATCAAAATATTGTAGCGTAAGAGACTGGTTAACCGTTTCATAGTAGTGGAAACCGAAACTCATGATGAGAGTTGTAAAAACCATTCCCTGATACGTAGGCATTGAACCTGTAAGCCCGACACCAAGCCCGAGGATGGCTATGGAAATAGCCGCTAGGCGGTGCTCAGAAATGAAAAGTAAAAGGTAGATGACTAACAGGGCAAGGAAACCGGGGATTTCGCGAACGGATTGAATGATACCGATCTGTTGGCCAGTCAGTCCTACAATATCAACAGCAAAGTTGTTGTAGAGGGTACGCCACGCTTGAAAACCAGCTGCAACAGCAATGGTCATGATAAGCAGATAAATATACATTCGGCGGCGATCTGCGTCGGACATGGTAGGCTCTCCAGAAAATCGTGCAAAAAAGGTGTAAATATTTACGCACACCCAAGTGCGCGGCACGATAATGCAAGATATTGGTTGTCCAAGCAAGCAAGATTATTCATACGTTTTGTAAAATCGTATGAATTAAAGATAGTTGACCGAAGAGTAACTACAGAACGTAGGCTTCGAACCAATAAATTTTAGTGGCAGGGTTTTTCCACATATCTGGTTTGAGCCCAGCTTTGATGCAGGTTTGTTCGAGAAATTTATTACGATCCCAGTTCCATTCCTGTGCAACTTGCGGAAGCAGTAAGCCGGAGTTTGCTCTATGTTGCATGATGAGCCCATGCGTACCTATTTCGATGAGATCGGTATCCGGACAAAGTGTGATTGGCCCCATGATGGAAATTTCGGTTGAGAGATACGCAAATTCAGTTTCTGACACTTGTGGAAAACGTGGATCTTCAAATGCTGCTGCGCGCGCCATATAGGCTACAGTAAGATACAACGGCCCTTGCCCGACAACATTCCCGATGCAGCCACGTAAGTTTCCATTCTTTTTGAGCGTAACAAAAGCACCAAGCTCCTGTTTTAAAAGTGGGCTTTCCGGCTTTGGAACGGTATTATCGTCAAGTGTATGAGCGCCTTCAAAGTACGTGGAGATACTCCACTGAACGAGTTCTCGTAAGTAATCTTTATCTGCGGCGGTTAAAGAAAGGCTGCGTACATTGGATTGTTCATTGTTCATACTTTTCTCCGTTTATAACACGCATAAAATGTCGCTCGGTGCTTCTTGTGCCATATGACTATAGAGACTTGATTGAATAAGTTGTTGCATCATGTTGCGGAACCAAATGTGCGATGCATCGTGATGCTGTCGCTCATGCCATGCAATGGTGTAGTCGAATGGTTCAATATAGAACGGCAAAGCGCACCATGCCAGGTCGAATTCCGGCGCAAGGTTACTCGCAATATGGCTCGGCATAGTTGCAATCATATCAGAACTACTCACAACTTTACATACTGTTGTGTACAGAGGGGCTGAAAAACGTACGGATCGACGCTTACCGATTTTGGCAAGTTCCGCTTCGATAACGTGTACTTTGTCGCCACCGCCTGTAATGGCTGCATGGTCGAGAGAGCAGTATTCGCTTAGGGAAAGTCCACCCCCGCGTTGCATTAACGGGTGATCTTTACGCATACAACATGCAAATTGATCCCGCCCAATAACGAGGTGATGTAGCCCTTGATACTGCGAATCCAACATTGATGTGATTAAATCATAGGGACCGTTCGATAGCTTGCCGATTGTTGCTTCGTTCGACATTTCTAATCTAATAGAAATGTTAGGAGCAACTTTTAGGTAGTTTTCAAGAACTTTCGGAAAAATATATTCTGCCACATAGTCTGAGGTCGCAAAGGTGAATGTACGAGTGCATTCAGCCGGATCAAAACTACTTCGGTCGAGCAGTTCTGTAACCTCACCCAGAATTCGTTCCAGATTCTGGCTCAGTTCTACTGCGCGTTCTGTGAGCGCAAAGTTGTTGCCACTGCGTACAAGCAACGGGTCGTCAAACAACTCACGAAGGTGCCGCAAGTTTTTGCTCATGCCGCTTTGTGTAATATTTAAGCGCTTCGCTGCACGGGTAACATTGCCTTCATCAAGCAACGCCTTAAGTGCAACAAGCAGGTTAAGGTTGACTGAAGCCAGATTAACTTGCCCTATATTCATTACCTAAAATCCATCCTCTAATTGAGGTGAAACAATAAAGCTGCCGTCAGAAGGGATTTTGGCTAAGCCGGTATCCTGCACGGAAGCTTTGCGCCCGTTCTGAGAAACTCGTCTGGTGGCAATCCATTGCAAGACTTGCGGGTAAACACGATGTTCAAAAGTAAGCACACGTTTCTGCACAGTGCCCGCTGATTCATCAGACGCAAAAGGTACCACTGCCTGAGCAATAATAGCACCATTGTCCATAATTTCATCAACGAAATGTACTGTACATCCTGCCAGTGTTACGCCGTACGCTACAGCATCCGCAATACCGTGCGCTCCCTTGAAAGACGGAAGCAGGGCAGGGTGGATATTAACAATGCGCCCTGCAAATGTTTTAATAAACAAAGGAGTCAGTATACGCATAAAGCCAGCGAGAACAACAAGGTCAACATTAGCGGCTTGCAATTGTTCAATCATCGCCGAATCAAATTCTTCTCTATTCTCAAAATTCGAGTGAAGAATGATTGCAGTCGGTATTCCGGCTTTTTTTGCACGTTCAAGTGCAAAAGCATTGCTGCGGTTGCAAAGAACCAGACAAATTTTTGCTTCTAAGGAGCCGCGTTCAACTGCATCAATAATGGATTGCAAGTTGGAACCGGAGCCGGATGCGAGTACCGCTATGTTAAATGACATTATGTCTCCGTAAAAATATGAGGCAGTTCGACAACGTATCTGAGTAATAAACCGGTAAGAAAGATCTTCCGGTGTCTATTTTATGGTTGCCCAAAACGGGTCTTCTTCTAACGTGCTGGTATCGCCACGATCACCGCCAGTGATTTCTGCACGCAACAGCCTGCGCATAATTTTACCGCTTCGGTTACGCGGGAGTGCATCACGAATGTCCACTGAACCTATTACAGCAATGGAACCGAGTTCAGCACGGACATGCCCAATGAGCTGCTGTTCTGTTTCGTCTTCTTCATCCATAAAGTACAGGGTGTCTGACTGTTCTTTGAGTACGACATATGCCTTTGCAACTTCGCCGCGAATTGAGTCCGGCATGCCGATAACAGCACATTCCGCCACGAGTGGATGCGAGGAAAGCGCTGCTTCAAATTCTGCGGTGCCTATTCGATGTCCGGCGATCATGATGACATCGTCAGCACGACCTTGCAGCCAGATGTATCCATCCTCGTCTTTTCGAGCAATATCTCCAGAGCAGTAATATCCCGGGAAACGAGACCAATACATTTCTTTGTACGTTTCTTCGTCATTGAACAACGTAGTGATCATGGCAGGCCAAGGTTTTTTGATGATCAGATAGCCGCCTTTCCCTGTTGGAACAGGGGTACCGTCGTCATCAACAATATCAATATCAACAGCTGGAAGAGGACGGGCTACGGAACCCGGTTTGAGCACAGATATCGGGTACGGAGAAATCATAATCATCCCCGTTTCAGTCTGCCACCACGTATCCAGCAACGGGCATTGCCCTTTACCGATATGTTTGTGGAACCAGACCCATGCTTCCGGTGAAATTGGTTCACCTACAGTACCAAGCAGGCGCAGAGTACTTAGGTCATGACGCAGGGCGTATTTTTCTCCAAAGCGCATAAGCATACGGATAAGTGTTGGAACTGTATAGAGAACTGAGATTCCCCAGCGCTCAACCACAGACCATAGTCTTCCTGCTTCCGGATACAGCGGATGGCCTTCATACATGAAGGTTGTGGTTCCTGCCATAAGTGGTCCGTAGACAACGTACGAATGTCCTGTAATCCAACCTACATCAGCAGTACACCAAAAAATATCAGTGGCATTGTTGTCAAAAACCTGCGTGAAGGTTTGATGTACTCCCACCATGTAACCACCATGCGAATGGACAACGCCTTTAGGCTTATCAGTCGTGCCAGAGGTATAGAGCATAAAGAGCGGATCAGTGGCATCCATGCTTTCTGTTATGGCTTCGTATGATTTACCGCGCATGACATCATGCCACCACAAATCTTTTTCAGCATCCATCTCAACCGTAACATGGGTGCGGTGCACAACAATGGTGTGGTCGACAGTATGTTCAACCTGTTCAAGTGCTTCATCAACCAACGGCTTTAGCGTTAAGATACGACCGTTTCGGTAGAATGCATCGACTGTAATAATAATTTTTGGTTTTGCATCTTCAATACGTTCCGCAAGTGCATTGGCTGAGAATCCGGCAAACACGACACTATGAATTGCGCCGATTTTTGCTGCTGCGAGCATAGAGATTACAGTTTCCGGTAGCGACGGAAGGTAAATTACAACCGTGTCACCTTTTGTAACACCAAGTTCACGCATGGCATTAGCGCATTTGTTAACTTCTCTATAAAGTTCAAAATATGTGAGCCGTTTCGTGTCACCCGGTTCACCTTCCCAAATAAGAGCAAGTTTATTGCGGTTTGGAGAGGTTATGTGTCTGTCGAGAGCATTGTGCACTATGTTGCAACGGGCGCCGAAAAACCATTTGTAGAAGGGCGCATCTGTGTCGTTAAGTACAGTATCCCACCGGCGGTACCACTGAAGTCGTTCCGCTGCATCTTCCCAGTAAGCCAGGCTGTCCACACTTGCTTTGTGATAAGCATGCTTCAGGTCGGCAGGGTTTACAGCAGAATCTGCAATAACACGCGGCAGAGGACGAAAAACTCGTTGTTCCGTCAAAAGTGATTCAACAGTTCCGTTGGATGTAGGTTGTGTGTTGTCTATCATGCTATAGCCCCAGAACTTGTTTGAGTTCACCTAACCGCCTGCGGCTGATAGGAATTTCAATACGGGTACGTCCGGCAGTTCTCAACATGAAGTTGGAACCGGGAAGTGATGCGATTTCTGTAACCATGTCCAAATTTACTAGGAATTTGCGATGTGCGCGGAAGAAATTGTGCGGGCGCAATCTCGCTTCCAAAATTTTCAACCTGTACGAAGTAAGGTGTTTTCCGGAAGCGGTGTGGACATAGGTGTAGTCTTCGTTGGCTTCAATAAAAATAATCTCGTTATACGGCAGCAACATTGTACGCCCGCCGGAGGTGATGGCGAGTTTTTCAATTTCTGCTGGGCGGAATTTTTCCGTAAGCTCCCATGCTTGTCGCAATGCATTGAGGAACTGATCCTGCTCTTCTTCTTCCAATGGAAGTTGAAGAG encodes:
- a CDS encoding MFS transporter: MSDADRRRMYIYLLIMTIAVAAGFQAWRTLYNNFAVDIVGLTGQQIGIIQSVREIPGFLALLVIYLLLFISEHRLAAISIAILGLGVGLTGSMPTYQGMVFTTLIMSFGFHYYETVNQSLTLQYFDLKKAPVIMGRLRAMGSATNLVVGGSIFLLSMKLDFQQIFWVFGIIVILTAMWCFTQNPTSSNVAPQHKKMVLRRRYWLFYMLNFFAGARRQIFVAFAVFLMVEKFKFSIQEVTLLFIVNNIINWWLSPAIGRAVNKFGERKVLSLEYAAMIFVFVSYAYVESKLLVAFLYVLDHIFFNFSLAIKSYFQKIADPSDIAPSMAVSFTINHIAAVVVPALGGMLWMVDYKIPFLAAAGISCISLALVQLIRTPDHS
- the amrA gene encoding AmmeMemoRadiSam system protein A, translated to MNNEQSNVRSLSLTAADKDYLRELVQWSISTYFEGAHTLDDNTVPKPESPLLKQELGAFVTLKKNGNLRGCIGNVVGQGPLYLTVAYMARAAAFEDPRFPQVSETEFAYLSTEISIMGPITLCPDTDLIEIGTHGLIMQHRANSGLLLPQVAQEWNWDRNKFLEQTCIKAGLKPDMWKNPATKIYWFEAYVL
- a CDS encoding LysR family transcriptional regulator, whose amino-acid sequence is MNIGQVNLASVNLNLLVALKALLDEGNVTRAAKRLNITQSGMSKNLRHLRELFDDPLLVRSGNNFALTERAVELSQNLERILGEVTELLDRSSFDPAECTRTFTFATSDYVAEYIFPKVLENYLKVAPNISIRLEMSNEATIGKLSNGPYDLITSMLDSQYQGLHHLVIGRDQFACCMRKDHPLMQRGGGLSLSEYCSLDHAAITGGGDKVHVIEAELAKIGKRRSVRFSAPLYTTVCKVVSSSDMIATMPSHIASNLAPEFDLAWCALPFYIEPFDYTIAWHERQHHDASHIWFRNMMQQLIQSSLYSHMAQEAPSDILCVL
- the purN gene encoding phosphoribosylglycinamide formyltransferase, with protein sequence MSFNIAVLASGSGSNLQSIIDAVERGSLEAKICLVLCNRSNAFALERAKKAGIPTAIILHSNFENREEFDSAMIEQLQAANVDLVVLAGFMRILTPLFIKTFAGRIVNIHPALLPSFKGAHGIADAVAYGVTLAGCTVHFVDEIMDNGAIIAQAVVPFASDESAGTVQKRVLTFEHRVYPQVLQWIATRRVSQNGRKASVQDTGLAKIPSDGSFIVSPQLEDGF
- the acs gene encoding acetate--CoA ligase, producing the protein MIDNTQPTSNGTVESLLTEQRVFRPLPRVIADSAVNPADLKHAYHKASVDSLAYWEDAAERLQWYRRWDTVLNDTDAPFYKWFFGARCNIVHNALDRHITSPNRNKLALIWEGEPGDTKRLTYFELYREVNKCANAMRELGVTKGDTVVIYLPSLPETVISMLAAAKIGAIHSVVFAGFSANALAERIEDAKPKIIITVDAFYRNGRILTLKPLVDEALEQVEHTVDHTIVVHRTHVTVEMDAEKDLWWHDVMRGKSYEAITESMDATDPLFMLYTSGTTDKPKGVVHSHGGYMVGVHQTFTQVFDNNATDIFWCTADVGWITGHSYVVYGPLMAGTTTFMYEGHPLYPEAGRLWSVVERWGISVLYTVPTLIRMLMRFGEKYALRHDLSTLRLLGTVGEPISPEAWVWFHKHIGKGQCPLLDTWWQTETGMIMISPYPISVLKPGSVARPLPAVDIDIVDDDGTPVPTGKGGYLIIKKPWPAMITTLFNDEETYKEMYWSRFPGYYCSGDIARKDEDGYIWLQGRADDVIMIAGHRIGTAEFEAALSSHPLVAECAVIGMPDSIRGEVAKAYVVLKEQSDTLYFMDEEDETEQQLIGHVRAELGSIAVIGSVDIRDALPRNRSGKIMRRLLRAEITGGDRGDTSTLEEDPFWATIK